A genomic stretch from Acidimicrobiales bacterium includes:
- the bmt gene encoding betaine--homocysteine S-methyltransferase yields the protein MDSLTGLLDTNGFLVIDGAMGTELFAAGLTAGDPPELWNLDHPDRIRAIHQAYVDAGSDIVLTNSFGGNRHRLKLHSLEGRVHELNAAAASIAREVAGAAGRPVLVAGSMGPTGELIEPLGALTAAEAHEAFAEQAAGLSDGGADILWLETMSALPEVEAGVLGARSASGLPIVVTLSFDTAGRTMMGITGEDAGALLAKLGVDGIGANCGANLADTEAAVVGIRSACGDIPVVSKANAGIPVWKGAELEYDATPEILSAHAHRLREAGVSIIGACCGSTPDHIAMIRAVLDGDRPVPDIAPPVATATVGSGERTNRRRRRRRS from the coding sequence ATGGACAGTCTGACTGGACTCCTGGACACCAACGGCTTTCTTGTCATCGACGGCGCCATGGGCACGGAACTGTTCGCCGCTGGCCTCACCGCCGGCGACCCACCCGAGCTCTGGAACCTGGACCACCCGGACCGGATCCGGGCAATCCACCAGGCCTACGTGGATGCCGGATCCGACATCGTCCTCACCAACTCCTTCGGCGGCAACCGCCACCGCCTGAAGCTCCACTCGCTGGAGGGGCGTGTCCACGAGCTGAACGCCGCCGCGGCCTCCATAGCCAGGGAAGTCGCCGGGGCCGCCGGCCGGCCGGTCCTGGTCGCCGGGTCCATGGGCCCCACAGGTGAGCTCATCGAGCCCCTCGGCGCGCTGACCGCCGCCGAGGCCCATGAGGCGTTCGCTGAGCAGGCGGCCGGCCTGTCCGACGGCGGTGCCGACATCCTCTGGCTCGAGACCATGAGCGCCCTGCCCGAGGTGGAGGCGGGCGTACTGGGTGCCCGCTCCGCCTCAGGCCTCCCGATCGTGGTCACCCTCAGCTTCGACACGGCCGGTCGGACCATGATGGGCATCACCGGGGAGGACGCCGGTGCCCTGCTGGCCAAGCTCGGAGTGGACGGCATCGGAGCCAACTGCGGTGCCAACCTGGCCGACACCGAGGCCGCCGTCGTGGGCATCCGTTCGGCGTGCGGCGACATCCCGGTCGTCTCCAAGGCAAACGCCGGCATACCCGTCTGGAAGGGAGCCGAGCTGGAGTACGACGCCACACCGGAGATCCTCTCGGCTCATGCCCACAGGCTCCGGGAGGCGGGCGTATCCATCATCGGCGCCTGCTGCGGCAGCACGCCCGACCACATCGCCATGATCCGGGCGGTCCTGGACGGTGACCGTCCGGTCCCGGACATCGCTCCCCCGGTTGCAACGGCCACCGTCGGATCAGGTGAACGCACGAATCG